Proteins encoded together in one Impatiens glandulifera chromosome 1, dImpGla2.1, whole genome shotgun sequence window:
- the LOC124930074 gene encoding LOB domain-containing protein 27-like has translation MSTVKECTRNACAVCKFQRRKCAPNCPLAPYFPSDEQEIFALVHSLYGVSSLTRILSILPLPQQKDSAARSIVYECQARKNNPEEGCVYLLNHLRINNHMLDEEIRLVNNALNRFKNQNQNQNQDVFMSQMQFQTPNNNNNNGFGVYTNSSIEEIVNEQQQLWEPSPPPLPPPPNCNGQFNPNNIVMQSQITGFQEGQELYQILENHGGNSTQSHENVVVHDQGFFGQYAANTFETRENLINNYEANEVYQFHPPPMTNYNEVNHQGYPPMTNNEANHQGYQFHPTTVNNIEVNEVFQLHPTTVNNEINQVFQFHPITTTTVNNEVNQVFQFNPNPNPNPNPHPHPHPHPHHHQRQ, from the exons ATGTCGACAGTAAAAGAATGCACAAGAAATGCCTGCGCAGTTTGCAAATTTCAGCGGCGCAAATGTGCACCAAATTGTCCGCTTGCCCCGTATTTCCCTTCCGATGAGCAAGAAATTTTCGCATTGGTCCACAGTTTATATGGCGTAAGTAGTTTAACCAGGATACTAAGTATCCTTCCCTTACCGCAACAAAAAGACAGTGCTGCTAGATCTATCGTCTACGAATGCCAAGCTCGAAAAAATAACCCCGAAGAAGGTTGTGTCTATCTTCTCAATCATTTGAGAATAAACAACCATATGTTGGACGAAGAGATTCGTTTAGTAAACAATGCGTTAAATCGCttcaaaaaccaaaaccaaaaccaaaaccaagaTGTTTTCATGTCGCAGATGCAGTTTCAAACccccaacaacaacaacaacaacggTTTTGGGGTCTATACTAATAGTTCGATAGAAGAAATTGTGAATGAGCAACAACAATTGTGGGAGCCATCGCCACCGCCACTACCACCACCACCGAATTGTAATGGTCAGTTCAACCCTAATAATATTGTCATGCAATCCCAAATAACAGGTTTTCAAGAAGGGCAAGAATTATATCAGATATTGGAAAATCATGGGGGGAATAGTACTCAATCCCATGAAAATGTTGTTGTCCATGATCAAGGATTCTTTGGCCAATATGCTGCGAATACTTTTGAAACAAG GGAAAATCTCATCAATAATTATGAAGCCAATGAAGTCTACCAATTTCATCCTCCTCCAATGACCAATTACAATGAAGTCAATCATCAAGGGTATCCTCCAATGACCAACAATGAAGCCAATCATCAAGGGTACCAGTTTCATCCTACAACGGTCAATAATATTGAGGTCAATGAAGTGTTCCAACTTCATCCTACAACGGTCAATAATGAAATTAATCAAGTGTTCCAATTTCATCCTATAACGACGACGACGGTCAATAATGAAGTTAATCAAGTGTTCCAGtttaaccctaaccctaaccctaatcctAATCCTCACCCTCACCCTCACCCTCACCCTCACCATCACCAAAGACAATGA